The following are from one region of the Passer domesticus isolate bPasDom1 chromosome 13, bPasDom1.hap1, whole genome shotgun sequence genome:
- the DDX46 gene encoding probable ATP-dependent RNA helicase DDX46, with protein sequence MGRESRHYRKRSASRGRSGSRSRSRSPSDKRKREDRRSRSRERDRRRERSRSRDKRRSRSRDRKRQRRSRSRERERSRERRRSRSRERRRSRSRSRGRRSRSSSPSKSRKAENRSRSKEKTEGVEISKEKKKDKDDKEEEKEKDATTNAVATENFDQNKLEEEMRKRKERVEKWREEQRKKAMENIGELKKEIEEMKQGKKWSLEDDDDDEEETAEGEKEGNEVEDEELDPLDAYMEEVKEEVKKFNMRSVKGGGGSEKKTGPTVTKVVTVVTTKKAAVESEKKKGELMENDQDAMEYSSEEEEVDLQTALTGYQTKQRKLLEPVDHGKIEYEPFRKNFYVEVPELAKMTQEEVNVYRLELEGITVKGKGCPKPIKTWVQCGISMKILTALKKHGYEKPTPIQTQAIPAIMNGRDLIGIAKTGSGKTIAFLLPMFRHIMDQRALEEGEGPIAVIMTPTRELALQITKECKKFSKTLGLRVVCVYGGTGISEQIAELKRGAEIIVCTPGRMIDMLAANNGRVTNLRRVTYVVLDEADRMFDMGFEPQVMRIVDNVRPDRQTVMFSATFPRAMEALARRILSKPIEVQVGGRSVVCSDVEQHVIVIEEENKFLKLLELLGHYQEKGSVIIFVDKQEHADGLLKDLMRASYPCLSLHGGIDQYDRDSIINDFKNGTCKLLVATSVAARGLDVKQLMLVVNYSCPNHYEDYVHRAGRTGRAGNKGYAYTFITEDQARYAGDIIKALELSGNPIPSDLEKLWADFKDQQKAEGKLIKKSSGFSGKGFKFDETEQALANERKKLQKAALGLQDSDDEDTAVDIDEQIESMFNSKKRVKDMAAPGTSNAPTPSAGNAEKLEIAKRLALRINAQKNLGAEAQVMVPFHFKDVMQQATNAILRGGTIQAPTVSAKTIAEQLAEKINAKLNYVPIEKQEEEKQDGGQNESFKRYEEELEINDFPQTARWKVTSKEALQRISEYSEAAITIRGTYFPPGKEPKEGERKIYLAIESANELAVQKAKAEITRLIKEELIRLQNSYQPTNKGRYKVL encoded by the exons ATGGGCCGCGAGTCCAG GCATTACCGCAAGCGCTCGGCGTCGCGGGGGCGCTCCGGGAGCCGCTCCAGGAGCCGCTCCCCGTCGGACAAGAGGAAGCGCGAGGACAGGCGCTCCAGGAGCCGCGAGCGCGACCGCCGGCGCGAGAGGTCGCGCAGCAGGGACAAGAGGAGGTCTCGCTCGCGGGACAGAAAGCGCCAAAG ACGTTCAAGGAGTAGAGAACGGGAACGGAGCCGAGAGAGACGACGATCCCGGAGCCGAGAGAGGAGGCgctccaggagcaggagcagggggagacGGTCTCGGTCCTCCAGTCCGAGCAAgagcaggaaagcagaaaacag ATCCAGATCTAAAGAAAAGACAGAAGGTGTGGAAATTtccaaagagaagaaaaaagacaaagatgacaaagaggaggagaaagagaaagatgCTACCACAAATGCTGTAGCCACTGAG AATTTTGATCAGAACAAACTAGaagaagaaatgagaaaacGAAAAGAAAGAGTGGAGAAATGGAGGGAAGAACAACGCAAGAAGGCAATGGAAAACATAGGAGagctaaaaaaagaaattgaagaGATGAAACAGGGGAAGAAATGGAGTTTAGAAGATGATGATG ATGATGAAGAGGAAactgcagaaggagaaaaagaaggcaATGAGGTTGAAGATGAAGAGTTAGATCCTTTAGATGCTTATATGGAAGAAGTAAAAGAAGAGGTCAAGAAGTTCAATATGAGAAGTGTGAAAGGTGGAGGTGGGAGTGAAAAG aaaactGGACCAACTGTTACCAAGGTGGTAACTGTGGTGACAACCAAAAAGGCAGCTGTTGagtcagaaaagaagaaaggggaGCTCATGGAGAATGACCAAGATGCAATGGAG TATTCttcagaagaggaggaggtTGACCTTCAGACTGCCCTGACTGGCTATCAGACCAAGCAGAGAAAGCTGCTAGAACCAGTGGATCATGGAAAAATAGAATATGAACCTTTCAGGAAAAACTTCTATGTTGAAGTACCAGAACTAGCTAAAATGACTCAAGAAG AGGTCAATGTGTacaggctggagctggagggaATTACAGTCAAGGGAAAAGGCTGTCCCAAACCAATAAAAACCTGGGTACAATGTGGTATTTCCATGAAGATTCTCACTGCCCTCAAAAA aCATGGCTATGAAAAGCCCACTCCGATCCAAACCCAGGCTATCCCAGCAATTATGAACGGACGGGATTTGATCGGCATTGCTAAAACAGGAAGTGGAAAAACTATTGCATTTCTGTTGCCCATGTTCAGACACATTATGGATCAGAGAGCATTAGAAGAAGGAGAAGGCCCCATAG ctgtCATTATGACACCTACACGTGAGTTGGCTTTGCAGATTACCAAGGAGTGCAAGAAATTCTCAAAGACTCTTGGGCTTCGAGTTGTCTGTGTTTATGGAGGAACAGGAATCAGTGAACAG ATAGCTGAACTCAAAAGAGGTGCTGAAATTATTGTTTGCACACCTGGACGTATGATTGACATGTTAGCAGCTAACAATG GTCGGGTGACAAACCTCCGTAGAGTCACGTACGTTGTACTTGATGAAGCTGACAGAATGTTTGACATGGGGTTTGAGCCTCAG GTCATGCGCATTGTAGACAACGTCAGGCCTGACCGGCAGACTGTCATGTTCTCTGCCACTTTCCCCAGAGCCATGGAGGCCCTGGCCCGCAGGATCCTCAGTAAGCCTATAGAGGTGCAGGTTGGAGGCAGAAGTGTGGTCTGTTCTGATGTGGAGCAGCACGTG ATTGTCATAGAAGAGGAGAACAAATTCCTGAAGTTACTGGAGCTACTGGGACATTATCAGGAGAAAGGATCTGTTATCATATTTGTAGATAAGCAAGAACATGCTGATGGGTTGTTGAAAGATTTAATGAGGGCCTCGTATCCTTGCTTGTCTCTCCATGGAG GTATTGATCAGTATGACAGGGACAGCATCATTAATGACTTCAAGAATGGAACCTGCAAACTTCTGGTGGCCACATCTGTAGCAGCGAGGGGCTTGGATgtgaagcagctgatgctggtgGTCAATTACAGCTGTCCCAACCACTACGAGGACTATGTGCACCGAGCGGGCCGCACGGGGCGAGCTGGCAACAAG GGGTATGCATATACATTCATTACTGAGGATCAGGCACGTTATGCTGGTGACATCATTAAGGCTTTGGAATTGTCTGGGAATCCAATTCCTTCTGATTTGGAGAAGCTCTGGGCTGACTTCAAAGACCAACAGAAGGCT gaaggaAAGCTGATTAAAAAAAGCAGTGGATTTTCTGGCAAAGGTTTTAAATTTGATGAAACAGAACAGGCTTTGGCTAACGAAAGAAAGAAGCTCCAAAAAGCAGCTCTTGGCTTGCAAGATTCAGATGATGAAGATACAGCTGTTGAT ATTGATGAACAAATTGAAAGCATGTTCAATTCAAAGAAAAGAGTAAAAGACATGGCAGCACCAGGAACATCAAATGCTCCTACACCATCAGCTGGGAATGCAGAAAAACTGGAAATTGCTAAAAGATTGGCTTTGAGAATCAATGCCCAGAAGAATCTTGGAGCAGAGGCACAAGTCATGGTTCCCTTCCACTTTAAG GATGTGATGCAGCAGGCTACAAATGCTATCCTGAGAGGAGGCACAATTCAAGCTCCTACTGTGTCTGCCAAGACCATTGCAGAGCAACTGGCTGAAAAAATCAATGCCAAGCTCAATTATGTACCCATAgagaagcaggaggaagagaaacAGGATGGAGGACAGAATGAATCCTTCAAGAGATATGAAGAAGAATTAGAGATCAATGACTTCCCACAG actgccagatgGAAAGTTACTTCCAAAGAAGCACTGCAGAGAATCAGTGAATATTCTGAAGCTGCCATTACAATCAGGGGAACTTACTTCCCTCCAGGCAAAGAACCCAAGGAAGGAGAACGAAAGATTTATTTGGCTATAGAAA GTGCCAATGAACTTGCTGTACAGAAAGCAAAGGCAGAAATCACACGGCTTATAAAAGAGGAGCTCATCAGATTG CAAAATTCttaccaaccaaccaacaaaggAAGATACAAAGTTCTATGA
- the CAMLG gene encoding guided entry of tail-anchored proteins factor CAMLG isoform X1: MADGGAAAEPTPPGPPAGLSASQRRAELRRRKLLMNSEERINRIMGFHRPAAGKDDESHAELKLQHEQDKSNSLPLPSVSKRIVLGDAVCSVAGPAEHAGSVAELRGDKDLFGKAPELLAEGTGELRQRHRGELPCEAAARPPRHGLEQYLSRFDEALKLRNQLMSEKPSQENGSAAEEFDSFRIFRLVGCALLAIAVRAFVCKYLSIFAPFLTLQLAYMGLSKYFPKCEKKVKTTVLTAALLLSGIPAEVISRSMDTYSKMGDVFTDLCVYFFTFIFCHELTLVFGSEAP; this comes from the exons ATGGCGGACGGCGGCGCGGCAGCGGAGCCCACACCGCCGGGGCCCCCCGCGGGGCTCTCGGCGTCCCAGCGCCGCGCTGAGCTGCGCCGCAGGAAGCTGCTCATGAACTCGGAGGAGCGGATCAACCGCATCATGGGCTTCCACCGGCCCGCGGCGGGCAAGG atGATGAAAGCCACGCAGAATTAAAGCTTCAGCACGAGCAAGATAAATCAAactcccttccccttccctcagTTTCCAAGCGGATTGTGCTTGGTGATGCCGTGTGCAGCGTGGCGGGCCCGGCCGAGCACGCGGGCAGCGTGGCAGAGCTCCGAGGGGACAAGGACCTGTTTGGCaaagccccagagctgctcgcCGAGGGCACGGGCGAGCTGCGGCAGCGCCACAGGGGAGAGCTGCCCTGCGAGGCCGCGGCACGGCCGCCCCGGCACGGCTTGGAGCAGTACCTGTCGCGGTTCGATGAAGCTCTGAAGCTCAGGAACCAGCTGATGAGTGAGAAGCCAAGCCAGGAGAACGGGAGCGCGGCGGAGGAGTTTGACTCCTTCCGCATTTTCCGCCTGGTGGGGTGTGCTCTGCTCGCCATCGCCGTCAGGGCCTTTGTGTGCAAGTACCTG tCAATATTTGCACCATTTCTTACTCTACAACTTGCTTACATGGGACTGTCCAAGTACTTTccaaag TGTGAGAAGAAGGTGAAAACAACAGTACTGACTGCTGCTCTTCTCCTCTCTGGAATCCCTGCAGAAGTGATCAGTCGCTCCATGGACACCTACAGCAAAATGGGAGATGTTTTCACAGACCTTTGTGTCTATTTCTTTACTTTTATCTTTTGCCATGAACTTACTTTGGTTTTTGGCTCTGAAGCACCATGA
- the CAMLG gene encoding guided entry of tail-anchored proteins factor CAMLG isoform X2 codes for MADGGAAAEPTPPGPPAGLSASQRRAELRRRKLLMNSEERINRIMGFHRPAAGKDDESHAELKLQHEQDKSNSLPLPSVSKRIVLGDAVCSVAGPAEHAGSVAELRGDKDLFGKAPELLAEGTGELRQRHRGELPCEAAARPPRHGLEQYLSRFDEALKLRNQLMSEKPSQENGSAAEEFDSFRIFRLVGCALLAIAVRAFVCKYLSIFAPFLTLQLAYMGLSKYFPKTCFLGIPHLKDGTAFKRFWDISEFRG; via the exons ATGGCGGACGGCGGCGCGGCAGCGGAGCCCACACCGCCGGGGCCCCCCGCGGGGCTCTCGGCGTCCCAGCGCCGCGCTGAGCTGCGCCGCAGGAAGCTGCTCATGAACTCGGAGGAGCGGATCAACCGCATCATGGGCTTCCACCGGCCCGCGGCGGGCAAGG atGATGAAAGCCACGCAGAATTAAAGCTTCAGCACGAGCAAGATAAATCAAactcccttccccttccctcagTTTCCAAGCGGATTGTGCTTGGTGATGCCGTGTGCAGCGTGGCGGGCCCGGCCGAGCACGCGGGCAGCGTGGCAGAGCTCCGAGGGGACAAGGACCTGTTTGGCaaagccccagagctgctcgcCGAGGGCACGGGCGAGCTGCGGCAGCGCCACAGGGGAGAGCTGCCCTGCGAGGCCGCGGCACGGCCGCCCCGGCACGGCTTGGAGCAGTACCTGTCGCGGTTCGATGAAGCTCTGAAGCTCAGGAACCAGCTGATGAGTGAGAAGCCAAGCCAGGAGAACGGGAGCGCGGCGGAGGAGTTTGACTCCTTCCGCATTTTCCGCCTGGTGGGGTGTGCTCTGCTCGCCATCGCCGTCAGGGCCTTTGTGTGCAAGTACCTG tCAATATTTGCACCATTTCTTACTCTACAACTTGCTTACATGGGACTGTCCAAGTACTTTccaaag ACTTGCTTCCTTGGGATTCCTCATCTTAAGGATGGAACAGCTTTCAAAAGGTTTTGGGACATTTCTGAGTTCAGAGGATAA